Proteins from a genomic interval of Lolium perenne isolate Kyuss_39 chromosome 1, Kyuss_2.0, whole genome shotgun sequence:
- the LOC127299621 gene encoding uncharacterized protein isoform X1 has protein sequence MMAERFFSCNLTAVPPFDDAGVILLSGPACCGKTSLLFQFAINRAAESGRQVVFICSKGRLENSPPFLSQGVDPSLNVLQRVQIKYIEDDEGIRKYFAAFHLLDDFPAAVIVDDFTGFFSERSCQQRYGNTRARDLAMVRILALCQNAITHANVKLGTLGSCNLLLSDVHQGDNPRSLFIYKRWISSIYTIQGDGLGSYLLKNISTQSGTKEARTAKYSIALQYLVLEEIKE, from the exons ATGATGGCGGAGAGGTTCTTCTCCTGCAATCTCACCGCCGTACCCCCGTTTGACGACGCCGGCGTCATCCTCCTCTCGGGCCCTGCATGCTG CGGCAAGACCTCGCTCCTTTTCCAGTTCGCAATAAACCGTGCAGCGGAGAGCGGCCGGCAGGTGGTGTTCATCTGCAGCAAGGGGAGGTTGGAGAACAGTCCTCCATTCCTGTCCCAA GGTGTTGATCCATCGCTGAACGTGCTCCAGAGGGTACAAATCAA ATATATTGAAGATGATGAGGGGATCAGAAAGTACTTTGCTGCTTTTCACCTGCTTGACGACTTTCCTGCTgcagtcattgttgatgattttaCCGGGTTCTTCTCCGAGAG GAGCTGCCAGCAAAGATATGGAAATACTAGAGCTCGTGATCTAGCAATGGTTCGCATCTTAGCTTTGTGTCAGAATGCTATTACACATGCAAA TGTAAAGCTGGGAACACTTGGATCTTGCAATCTCTTGCTCTCCGATGTACATCAAGGCGACAACCCAAGATCCCTCTTCATCTACAAGAGATGGATAAGTTCCAtatatacaattcaag GTGATGGCCTAGGATCCTACCTACTAAAGAACATTAGCACACAAAGTGGAACCAAGGAAGCGAGAACAGCTAAATACTCGATAGCTCTGCAATATCTtgttcttgaggagatcaaagaataA
- the LOC127299621 gene encoding uncharacterized protein isoform X2, translating to MLNSGKTSLLFQFAINRAAESGRQVVFICSKGRLENSPPFLSQGVDPSLNVLQRVQIKYIEDDEGIRKYFAAFHLLDDFPAAVIVDDFTGFFSERSCQQRYGNTRARDLAMVRILALCQNAITHANVKLGTLGSCNLLLSDVHQGDNPRSLFIYKRWISSIYTIQGDGLGSYLLKNISTQSGTKEARTAKYSIALQYLVLEEIKE from the exons ATGCTG AACAGCGGCAAGACCTCGCTCCTTTTCCAGTTCGCAATAAACCGTGCAGCGGAGAGCGGCCGGCAGGTGGTGTTCATCTGCAGCAAGGGGAGGTTGGAGAACAGTCCTCCATTCCTGTCCCAA GGTGTTGATCCATCGCTGAACGTGCTCCAGAGGGTACAAATCAA ATATATTGAAGATGATGAGGGGATCAGAAAGTACTTTGCTGCTTTTCACCTGCTTGACGACTTTCCTGCTgcagtcattgttgatgattttaCCGGGTTCTTCTCCGAGAG GAGCTGCCAGCAAAGATATGGAAATACTAGAGCTCGTGATCTAGCAATGGTTCGCATCTTAGCTTTGTGTCAGAATGCTATTACACATGCAAA TGTAAAGCTGGGAACACTTGGATCTTGCAATCTCTTGCTCTCCGATGTACATCAAGGCGACAACCCAAGATCCCTCTTCATCTACAAGAGATGGATAAGTTCCAtatatacaattcaag GTGATGGCCTAGGATCCTACCTACTAAAGAACATTAGCACACAAAGTGGAACCAAGGAAGCGAGAACAGCTAAATACTCGATAGCTCTGCAATATCTtgttcttgaggagatcaaagaataA
- the LOC127299636 gene encoding pre-mRNA-processing factor 19, giving the protein MICAISGEVPDEPVVSKRSGLLFERRLIERYIEDHRKCPVTKEDHSMDDIVLVKTNKVVKPRPLQAASVPGLLGIFQNEWDALMLSNFALEQQLHTARQELSHALYQHDAACRVIARLKKERDESRALLALAERQIPASMAGATPAAAVSNGKRAMEEEIGPDGKKIRPGINPVMIDELTECNTMLSAQRKKRQVPPSLAPIDALERYTQISSHPLHKTNKPGILSMDMHPSKDIIATGGIDTNAVLFDRPSGQILCTLAGHSKKITTLKFVPRDELVVTGSADKTVRIWQGSEEGNYSCIHTLKDHTAEVEAVTVHATQKYFVTAARDNTWCFYDISTGSCLSQVGEASGQEGYTSASFHPDGLILGTGTTEAVVKIWDVKTQTNVAKFEGHAGPVTAMSFSENGYFLATAALDGVKLWDLRKLRNFRTFSPYDSDTPTNSVEFDFSGSYLAVAGSDIRVYQVANVKTEWNLIKTLPDLSGTGKVTSAKFGADAKYIAVGSMDRNLRIFGLPGDDQMEDDTKPSSE; this is encoded by the exons ATGATCTGCGCAA TCTCCGGCGAGGTGCCGGATGAGCCGGTGGTATCCAAGAGGTCGGGGCTCCTTTTCGAGCGGCGGCTCATCGAGCGCTACATTGAG gACCATAGAAAGTGCCCGGTCACCAAGGAGGACCACTCCATGGACGACATCGTGCTGGTGAAGACCAACAAG GTTGTGAAGCCCAGGCCTTTGCAGGCTGCAAGTGTTCCTGGACTCCTCGGGATCTTTCAAAAT GAGTGGGATGCTCTCATGCTTTCTAACTTTGCTTTGGAGCAGCAGCTTCACACAGCAAGACAAGAACTTAGTCATGCGCTATACCAG CATGATGCTGCCTGCCGTGTTATAGCCAGATTAAAGAAGGAAAGAGATGAGTCTAGAGCACTTTTGGCTCTAGCTGAGAGGCAGATTCCGGCATCGATGGCGGGAGCTACACCTGCAGCGGCAGTTTCCAACGGAAAAAGAG CAATGGAAGAGGAAATTGGCCCTGATGGGAAGAAGATTCGTCCTGGTATCAATCCTGTCATGATTGATGAACTGACAGAGTGTAATACCATGCTTTCTGCCCAGCGTAAGAAACGACAG GTACCACCAAGTTTGGCACCAATTGATGCACTTGAGAGATATACTCAGATCTCTAGTCATCCGCTCCACAAGACAAACAAGCCAGGCATTTTATCTATGGATATGCATCCTTCAAAG GATATTATTGCAACTGGGGGCATCGATACGAATGCAGTGCTCTTTGATAGGCCATCTGGTCAAATCCTGTGCACACTTGCTGGTCACTCCAAGAAG ATAACTACTTTGAAATTTGTTCCCCGTGATGAGCTTGTCGTAACTGGATCGGCAGACAAG ACTGTTCGGATTTGGCAAGGGAGTGAGGAGGGAAACTACAGTTGCATCCATACATTGAAAGATCATACTGCTGAG GTCGAAGCTGTCACAGTCCATGCAACTCAGAAGTACTTTGTGACTGCTGCCAGGGATAATACATGGTGTTTCTATGATATTTCGACAGGGTCTTGCCTCTCACAG GTTGGCGAGGCCTCAGGACAAGAGGGATATACATCTGCTTCTTTCCACCCTGATGGTCTTATCCTTGGAACAGGGACTACTGAAgctgttgtcaaaatttgggatgttaagaCACAG ACAAATGTTGCAAAGTTTGAGGGGCATGCTGGACCGGTCACTGCTATGTCCTTCTCTGAAAATGGTTACTTCCTGGCG ACTGCCGCTCTTGATGGTGTCAAGCTTTGGGATCTACGGAAATTGAGAAATTTTAGGACTTTCTCGCCATATGATTCGGACACACCAACAAATTCTG TGGAATTTGATTTTAGCGGCAGCTATCTTGCTGTTGCTGGTTCAGATataag GGTTTACCAAGTAGCTAACGTTAAGACTGAATGGAATCTTATCAAGACCCTGCCAGATTTGTCAGGAACAG GGAAAGTGACCTCTGCGAAGTTTGGAGCTGATGCTAAGTATATCGCAGTAGGTTCTATGGACCGTAACCTGCGGATATTTGGGCTGCCTGGAGATGATCAAATGGAGGACGACACAAAACCCTCGTCTGAGTGA